In one Leishmania panamensis strain MHOM/PA/94/PSC-1 chromosome 14 sequence genomic region, the following are encoded:
- a CDS encoding hypothetical protein (TriTrypDB/GeneDB-style sysID: LpmP.14.1270), giving the protein MSSLIQCTDDLLRQKAVQSSHYERLERQLLDGERCRRTAILALRQRAADVTRRGKDVADLRRENHQLADQLAQHALQLAALQCRSTEAKKRGLAAVERLEDGIRSFSGHPARVVLLVQALQAQTQLHCAGRRFSKALRLLWATLRVHRQAFVFVAQSTRVLSSHAALHARLASVLRDRVTRCLEMRDAACSRSQAATAAREGRVMAEQQTAERKLLAVKAHSDFLSVYTEALDDMCRAAKEDVAALSATIDNYDAPLSAMHETLQEKAAAVSEAKQSLTAQQTAHAEALKLHEMHLARTTEELSDLVTAEGLANTHAAELQRSVHSEEKHTQPLARRVYALAFLILLCERDQLRFSQQRTAQAEERTKVELELTQLRTWHEERLERLRATRAAAADAAARDALLLREAQGRKAAVDLEEDEWRLLYAQLFHDVCRARADASAAVAAAKSARRPSAAGGREEGEEGRSARRSQRKRARAVRQSHVTKTTASRRQRAALEAVDASTLTSSQHSNPGYRTTTHVDEEVAAAELTAQEQRSGAARVMTNNHATPQLQLTASSTLRPSYRLTSVKPATVAKKPTRAAPVAAASRASLSGKKRKANGGAVAGAGGVQHTPAAAAARVSAMSPYTSAVSDESSDSSFSLVNSRKKVAAETDSWSDMSDIRLSSPSPSPRCPHGRRAGAVPPIAAAKPLPRPVLRHGCGEAAVTTAQHISGSALASALAACTPRGPAIGRDDGQTSAHSSSFLPHFTGNFVALPSVGSGTRLPHTSLPPRPTMSKAVPPPRRRVPFLAASFTDAGEDLFADMFS; this is encoded by the coding sequence ATGTCTTCGCTGATTCAATGTACCGATGACCTCCTTCGTCAGAAGGCTGTTCAATCCTCGCACTACGAGCGGCTGGAGCGCCAGCTGTTGGACGGGGAGAGGTGCCGCCGTACCGCTAtcttggcgctgcggcagcgagccGCGGATGTCACGCGGCGTGGCAAGGATGTTGCTGACCTCCGCCGCGAGAACCACCAGCTAGCCGATCAGCTTGCCCAGCATGCGCTTcagctcgctgcgctgcagtgccgcagcacggAGGCAAAGAAGCGAGGGCTCGCTGCAGTGGAGCGACTTGAGGACGGCATACGAAGTTTTTCAGGTCATCCGGCACGTGTTGTACTCCTTGTGCAAGCCCTGCAGGCTCAGACGCAGTTGCACTGCGCAGGCAGGCGCTTCTCGAAGGCGCTCCGGTTGTTGTGGGCCACATTACGCGTGCACCGACAGGCGTTCGTCTTTGTAGCGCAATCGACACGGGTGCTCAGCTCGCACGCCGCCTTGCATGCTCGTTTGGCGAGTGTACTGCGCGACCGGGTGACGCGGTGCTTGGAGATGCGTGATGCAGCTTGTTCTCGCTCACAAGCCGCAACAGCTGCACGTGAGGGCCGTGTTatggcagagcagcagacaGCAGAGCGAAAGCTTCTCGCTGTAAAGGCCCATTCGGATTTTTTGAGTGTTTACACTGAGGCTCTCGATGACATGTGCAGAGCAGCTAAGGAAGACGTTGCCGCGCTGTCAGCCACGATCGACAACTACGATGCGCCCTTGTCGGCTATGCAcgagacgctgcaggagaaggcggcggcggtgtctgAGGCAAAACAATCTTTGACGGCACAGCAGACAGCGCACGCAGAGGCTTTAAAGTTGCACGAAATGCATCTGGCGCGGACTACGGAAGAGCTCTCCGATCTGGTAACCGCCGAGGGACTCGCTAACACACAtgcagcggagctgcagcgctctgtgcacagcgaggagaagcaTACTCAGCCTCTTGCGCGCCGAGTGTACGCCTTGGCGTTTCTCATCCTTCTCTGCGAACGTGATCAGCTGCGGTTCTCCCAACAGCGTACGGCACAAGCGGAGGAGCGGACGAAGGTGGAGCTCGAGCTTACACAGCTCCGTACATGGCACGAAGAGCggctggagcggctgcgtgcgacacgagcagcggcagcggacgCTGCCGCGCGAGATGCGCTGTTGCTGAGGGAGGCGCAGGGCCGCAAAGCCGCAGTGGATctcgaggaggacgagtgGCGGCTGTTGTACGCGCAGCTATTTCACGACGTGTGTCGTGCACGTGCTGACGCTTCTGCCGCAGTGGCCGCCGCCAAAAGCGCTCGACGGCCATCGGCGGCTggcggaagagaggaaggggaggaaggacGGAGTGCGCGTCGTTCGCAGCGCAAGCGAGCACGTGCGGTGAGACAGTCACACGTCACTAAAACGACTGCGTCGCGTCGGCAGcgggcagcgctggaggcggtggatgcGTCGACTCTTACGTCGTCGCAGCATAGCAACCCTGGATACCGTACCACCACGCATGTGGATGAGGAggtcgcagcggcagagtTGACGGCACAGGAACagcgaagcggcgctgcgcgtgtgaTGACCAACAACCACGCAACACCACAGCTCCAGTTGACGGCCTCGTCCACCCTGCGCCCGTCGTACCGGCTTACTTCCGTGAAGCCTGCCACAGTGGCAAAGAAACCGACACGAGCGGCcccggtggcagcagcgtcgcgtGCTTCTCTGTCTGGCAAAAAGCGAAAGGCTAACGGAGGAGCCGTTGCAGGCGCAGGTGGCGTGCAGCACAcccccgcagcggcagcggcgcgcgtATCGGCCATGTCACCATATACTTCAGCAGTGAGCGACGAGTCTTCAGATTCGAGTTTCTCTTTGGTGAATAGTCGAAAGAAGGTTGCTGCGGAGACCGACTCCTGGAGCGACATGTCAGACATCCGGCTGTCCTCTCCATCGCCCTCCCCGCGATGCCCGCACGGAAGGCGCGCGGGCGCTGTTCCGCCTATTGCCGCTGCGAAGCCTCTTCCCAGGCCTGTTCTCCGACATGGATGTGGCGAGGCTGCCGTGACAACCGCCCAGCACATCTCCGGGAGCGCGTTGGCTTCTGCGCTGGCCGCTTGCACACCGCGCGGCCCCGCCATTGGCAGGGATGACGGCCAAACATCAGCACATTCGTCTTCTTTTCTGCCTCACTTCACAGGGAACTTCGTGGCGCTTCCAAGCGTGGGCAGCGGGACACGGCTGCCCCACacgtcactgccgccacgccCCACAATGTCGAAggcggtgccgccaccgcggcgccgtgTACCTTTTTTGGCGGCCTCTTTCACCGACGCCGGTGAGGACCTCTTTGCGGACATGTTCTCATGA
- a CDS encoding protein kinase, putative (TriTrypDB/GeneDB-style sysID: LpmP.14.1280), which yields MLPPASLQSPAVVNSKSRCGCSGGKGRLSATALDQSQTPRCSAEGQTSFSADSTVFATVSLSADASRPTAVNCVKGELIGKGSYGAVYRGMQRSNNRIIAMKEIRLPSAVEQQLRQSEKLTVTAACPAESPSSPVLPASNSLKGESALAKEVEAIKRELTLLKHMSHPNIVRYLNDEVVDGTLRIYMDYVSGGSVTAALKSYGSFEEQQAAALCFQLLQGLAYMHRRGIIHRDLKGDNLLLETSSQLKIADLGTAKSIISSATMTAKIVGTAYFMAPEVLQPKGAAVGTAADIWSVACCVIEMLTGKPPLSDLPNQFTVMMTIGGSATVPLDKYIPADNKWSCEVLDFISQCLRANPADRPTAVDLLQHSWFAKRLNITHAPSVVSTPATLASYLTPTVPPIERSLHSAPQRHVVSPICSPDLCAALTPGCAGPQFSAGHPGSRTSSRASRERKGRREKRISLRRPTRYSTSGATSATSQHSQESSQVSTPQNSSSTRTRDDSVQSSSLTRAHSHPGRQHDSNPKRRIHLQSLGHGLVKEDSRQSSSDEYTMQHRTCASGRGGGESGGDNKGKSAFLPAITLNSSVALSPCGYSLDTLRGSRSLKNSGSSREPAKVCLYPPGTESMSRDLMNLGQCLSDNQQSFSRDFGDSSVQYGSVPKGSVESGLNTRCADGDSIIGDLEGTGQRTLLTSMSSRLSNSCKNTRGSDKAS from the coding sequence ATGTTGCCACCTGCGAGCTTGCAGAGCCCGGCGGTGGTGAACAGCAAGAGTCGCTGTGGTTGCAGTGGCGGCAAAGGTCGCCTGAGTGCCACCGCGCTGGACCAGTCGCAAACGCCGCGGTGCTCTGCAGAAGGGCAGACGAGCTTCTCTGCGGACAGCACTGTATTCGCTACTGTCTCCTTGTCCGCCGACGCGTCGCGACCGACGGCGGTGAACTGTGTAAAGGGTGAGCTCATTGGCAAAGGCAGCTACGGCGCTGTGTACCGCGGtatgcagcgcagcaacaacaggATCATAGCAATGAAGGAGATTCGGCTCCCTAGCGCggtagagcagcagctgcggcagtccGAAAAGCTAACGGTGACGGCAGCGTGTCCTGCAGAGTCGCCGTCGTCTCCGGTGCTGCCAGCGTCCAATTCACtcaagggagagagtgcgctagccaaggaggtggaggctaTCAAGCGCgagctgacgctgctcaAGCACATGAGCCACCCCAACATTGTCCGCTACCTGAACGACGAGGTGGTCGACGGAACGCTGCGCATATACATGGACTACGTCTCCGGCGGGAGCGTCACGGCAGCGCTCAAGTCGTATGGCAGCTTTGAGGAGCAAcaggcggctgcgctgtgtTTTCAGCTACTGCAGGGGCTCGCCTATatgcaccgccgcggcatcATTCACCGGGACTTGAAGGGGGACAACTTGCTTCTAGAAACGTCTAGTCAGCTCAAAATTGCGGATCTGGGCACTGCCAAGAGCATCATCTCGTCGGCGACCATGACGGCAAAGATTGTCGGAACGGCTTACTTCATGGCGCCGGAGGTGTTGCAGCCGAAgggcgctgcggtggggaCGGCGGCGGATATATGGTCCGTTGCCTGCTGCGTGATTGAGATGCTCACAGGCAAGCCGCCGCTCTCTGACTTGCCGAATCAGTTCACGGTGATGATGACGATCGGTGGCTCGGCCACGGTGCCGCTTGACAAGTACATTCCGGCTGACAACAAGTGGTCCTGCGAGGTGCTGGACTTCATCTCACAGTGCCTGCGCGCAAACCCGGCAGACAGGCCTACCGCAGTCGACCTactgcagcacagctggTTTGCGAAGCGGCTGAACATAACGCACGCTCCATCGGTTGTGTCAACGCCGGCGACGCTGGCCTCCTACCTGACCCCCACAGTCCCACCCATCGAGCGCTCCCTCCActcagcaccgcagcgtcACGTGGTGTCTCCAATATGTTCGCCTGACTTGTGTGCGGCACTCACACCGGGCTGCGCCGGGCCACAGTTTAGCGCAGGCCACCCAGGAAGTCGCACTAGCAGCCGCGCCAGCAGGGAACGCAAAGGGAGACGAGAAAAGCGCATCTCGTTGCGGCGCCCCACACGCTACTCGACCAGCGGCGCGACGAGCGCGACCTCGCAGCACTCGCAGGAGAGCTCCCAGGTAAGCACACCacaaaacagcagcagcactcgtACACGCGACGACTCAGTGCAAAGCAGTTCCTTAACGCGGGCACACAGCCATCCGGGGAGGCAGCACGACTCCAACCCAAAGCGCAGGATTCATTTGCAAAGTTTGGGTCACGGACTTGTTAAGGAGGACTCTCGGCAAAGCTCAAGTGACGAGTACACGATGCAGCACCGCACGTGCGCTTCcggtcgtggcggcggtgagagTGGCGGGGATAATAAAGGCAAAAGTGCGTTTCTCCCTGCCATCACCCTTAACAGCAGCGTGGCACTGTCACCGTGTGGCTACTCCTTGGATACGTTGCGTGGCAGTCGATCGCTGAAGAACAGTGGAAGCTCGCGAGAGCCGGCCAAAGTGTGCTTGTACCCCCCAGGTACGGAGAGCATGAGTCGCGACTTGATGAACCTCGGCCAATGCCTAAGTGACAACCAGCAGTCCTTTTCCCGCGACTTTGGCGACTCATCTGTGCAGTACGGCAGCGTCCCCAAAGGTAGTGTAGAGAGCGGGCTGAACACGCGTTGTGCGGATGGCGACAGCATAATCGGCGACCTGGAAGGCACGGGCCAGCGCACGTTGCTTACCAGCATGTCATCACGCCTCTCGAACTCGTGCAAAAACACTCGCGGCAGCGATAAGGCGAGTTAG
- a CDS encoding hypothetical protein (TriTrypDB/GeneDB-style sysID: LpmP.14.1290), which produces MYNPALPNHYRDVVFTEYVRRRKREDEAVAEQQREPNALASALSASSLASQSLAAVSAPLLGLSAEELHQHRIKESAALGIQRAVMMEKEALEVEHKTRKLEGSDARSRISSRLDKLKALAAKSKAVTGTSASVGACGTDLQPDYPLSPKPSQGTASPSLATEAVPSSPLVFQPSSLAAGGYVMTAADPSLPGMLLRTAKRPSVHGKPSSTLLLRFLHDSPVQGWSGAAIAEASASPSAESPLCAPVLAQVQQLCRRFGFLRSMAARVYAEDAVTTSLTRARSQTGEETPVPSAEETRREQLRVWVRFDSVTEAFKAAESLTKEVSPGAPAGRPVFSVYFYPTGLYDSGALELREEDLLPPTA; this is translated from the coding sequence ATGTACAACCCGGCGCTACCCAACCACTACCGCGATGTCGTCTTTACCGAGTATGTCCGTCGGCGCAAGCGCGAGGACGAGGccgtggcggagcagcagcgggagccGAACGCTCTCGCCTCGGCGCTCTCTGCGTCGTCGCTCGCTTCCCAGTCCTTGGCAGCGGTGAGTGCTCCCCTATTGGGCCTATCGGCCGAGGAGCTTCACCAGCACCGCATCAAGGAAAGTGCTGCGCTCGGCATCCAGCGGGCGGTCATGATGGAGAAAGAGGCCCTCGAGGTGGAGCACAAGACACGCAAGCTCGAGGGCAGCGATGCCCGATCTCGCATCAGTAGTCGCCTCGACAAGCTCAAAGCACTGGCGGCGAAGTCCAAAGCGGTCACAGGTACTTCAGCCTCTGTCGGTGCATGCGGCACTGACTTGCAACCAGACTACCCGTTATCGCCAAAGCCGTCTCAGGggacagcgtcgccgtcgctcgcTACCGAGGCCGTACCGTCCTCACCGCTCGTGTTTCAGCCCTCGTCTCTTGCAGCGGGTGGCTATGTCATGACCGCTGCCGACCCATCCCTCCCggggatgctgctgcgcaccgctAAACGGCCTTCCGTCCACGGAAAGCCAAGCTCCACGCTACTACTGCGATTCCTTCACGATAGCCCCGTTCAGGGGTGGAGTGGGGCCGCCATCGCAGAGGCGTCTGCCTCGCCCTCGGCAGAGTCGCCTCTGTGCGCGCCGGTGCTGGCGCAAGTACAGCAGTTGTGCCGCCGGTTTGGGTTTCTGCGCAGCATGGCTGCGCGTGTCTATGCCGAGGATGCCGTCACCACATcactcacacgcgcacgttCACAAACCGGCGAGGAGACCCCAGTGCCATCTGCTGAGGAGACGCGTcgggagcagctgcgggtgtgggtgcgcttCGACAGCGTCACGGAGGCCTTCAAGGCGGCGGAGAGTCTGACAAAGGAGGTGTCACCTGGCGCACCCGCTGGGCGGCCTGTGTTCTCGGTGTACTTCTACCCTACTGGGCTCTACGACTCAGGCGCGCTGGAGCTGCGTGAGGAGGACCTGCTGCCCCCTACTGCGTGA